In a single window of the Branchiostoma floridae strain S238N-H82 chromosome 2, Bfl_VNyyK, whole genome shotgun sequence genome:
- the LOC118409732 gene encoding uncharacterized protein LOC118409732 encodes MSRRRTSRRRRRPSQAVAFPSFDGDDDSREGRWWLSKAAVFTMLLLVALTSAAMTLTVQPPSHTGADSEAAADVMHSARAGENTLLRLEPTPAEDGTHDDHRVPYGWKETSSGSLPMIWLKNHLKGPTPPRVAKIVNNTETSISGSWERHIDELPPVNMVRPYAQKHHTREVHFSDREPGAIINGSDLTTGSNHCFSESTKLHQGLVGIPQDQDTGKYITKGRKENRIDESVIEDEGRRHSHLPNSVSPNVE; translated from the exons ATGTCGAGACGACGCACTAGCAGGCGACGACGCCGACCGTCCCAAGCGGTCGCCTTTCCTTCCTTTGACGGCGACGACGACTCGCGAGAGGGACGCTGGTGGTTATCTAAAGCTGCTGTGTTTACGATGCTGCTGCTTGTGGCTCTAACG AGTGCTGCCATGACTCTGACCgtgcagcccccctcccacaccggTGCTGACTCGGAGGCTGCTGCAGACGTGATGCACTCCGCACGTGCCGGAGAAAACACTCTGCTCCGCCTGGAGCCCACACCTGCTGAGGACGGCACTCATGATGATCACCGCGTTCCTTACGGCTGGAAGGAAACGTCGAGTGGTTCTCTTCCTATGATTTGGCTGAAAAACCACTTGAAGGGCCCAACGCCACCCCGTGTCGCGAAAATAGTCAACAACACGGAAACGTCAATTTCTGGAAGTTGGGAAAGGCACATAGACGAGCTGCCTCCAGTGAATATGGTCCGTCCCTACGCCCAGAAACACCATACGCGTGAGGTCCACTTCTCTGACCGTGAGCCGGGTGCTATCATCAATGGTTCAGACCTGACCACTGGATCCAACCACTGCTTCTCTGAGAGCACCAAGTTGCACCAAGGTCTAGTTGGAATTCCCCAAGACCAGGATACGGGCAAGTACATCACCAAAGGACGGAAGGAAAACAGGATCGACGAGTCAGTTATCGAAGATGAAGGTCGCCGCCACAGTCATCTACCCAATTCGGTTTCGCCGAATGTCGAATAA
- the LOC118409138 gene encoding uncharacterized protein LOC118409138 produces MELPYSAVFNAAGEGKFLTLAALLHNKTTEEARELLTHVTEDPEGQAAPPLVIAAKNGHCKVVRFILETYDVPVDQTGMVKFDGYIIEGASSLWCAAGRGHFDVVKDLIIHKANVNHRTLTDSTPLRAACFNGCLDIVRYLIENKADIHIANKFENTCLMIACYKGHIDVVSYLLKMGANPNSKAHCGATALHFAGECGHLEIVKELILKGATPQVNGHGMTPLMLAADGSHPEVVEYFVSLPDCDRVTKVETLELLGASFASNKDNYSLDKAYHYMHEGMVERFADDRQILHKEVLPPTPAYDNRIESLTVNALEAIQDNPHAIHMEALMVRERILGSSNPQVPHPIIYRGAVYADGMYFDRCINLWMHAVKLRQMNNRSVHKDLLRFAQVFAQMIRLGEDVDPNILAEVMECTLAESKVLMSEPELQTIFQHNMLTMMYLFGLMASVKTNKEQDHRLKKLVYDFLHLRPHAKSGCTPLHLAVSQSTPVDDFHINDICTFPNPFVTQLLIECGADVNATNNDGNTPLHLIVQYNNPVSDFLTLHFIVTKLIQAGAHRDKVNNAGKTAIQTSTTGVSEVVLKTQTKLNLKCLSARAVKTHGLKYKGQVPREVEAFVDIIALGVAREKMELPHSAVFNAAGEGKVLTLAALLHNKTTEEARELLTHVTEDSQGQAAPPLVIAAKNGHCKVVRFILETYEIPVDQTGVVKFDGYIIEGASSLWCAAGRGHFDVVKDLITHRANVNHRTLTNSTPLRAACFDGRLDIVRYLIENKADIHIANKYENTCLMIACYKGHIDVVSYLLEVGANPNSKAHCGATALHFAGECGHLEIVKELILKGAIPQVNDHGMTPLMLAADSSHAEVVEYLVSLPDCDRVTKVETLELLGASFANNKDNYSLDKAYHYMHEGMLERFTDDPQILHKKVLPPTPAYDNRIESLTVNALEAIQDNPHAIHMEALMVRERILGSSNPEVPHPIIYRGAVYADGMYFDRCINLWMHALKLRQTNNRSVQKDLLRFAQVFAQMIRLGEDVNADNLAEVMECCLAETKVAQERFIFSCMLMHMCGSELQASFQHNMLTMMYLFGLIAAVKTNKEQDQRLKKLVYDFLHMRPQTKSGCTPLHLAVSQSTPVDDFHINDICKFPSPNITQLLIECGADVNATNNDGNTPLHLIVQYDKPISDFLTLHFIVTKLIQAGAHIDKVNKSGKTAVQTSTTGVSEVVLKTQTKVNLKCLSARAVKTHGLKYKGQVPREVEAFVDIH; encoded by the exons ATGGAGTTGCCGTACTCGGCCGTTTTTAACGCTGCCGGTGAGGGGAAGTTCTTGACTCTTGCCGCGCTGTTGCACAACAAGACGACGGAAGAGGCCCGTGAACTTCTGACACATGTGACGGAAGATCCCGAAGGACAGGCCGCCCCACCGCTAGTCATCGCTGCGAAGAACGGACATTGTAAG GTGGTGAGGTTCATCCTTGAGACATATGACGTACCCGTGGACCAGACAGGTATGGTCAAGTTCGACGGCTACATCATCGAGGGCGCATCCTCTCTGTGGTGTGCTGCGGGAAGGGGCCACTTTGACGTTGTGAAAGACCTGATCATCCACAAGGCCAACGTGAATCACCGCACACTGACGGACTCTACCCCGCTTCGTGCGGCATGCTTCAACGGTTGCCTGGACATTGTGAGGTACCTCATAGAGAACAAGGCTGACATCCACATCGCCAACAAGTTTGAGAACACATGTCTGATGATCGCGTGCTACAAGGGTCACATAGACGTGGTGTCCTACCTACTCAAAATGGGAGCTAACCCGAACAGTAAGGCGCATTGCGGGGCCACGGCCCTCCACTTTGCAGGGGAATGTGGCCACTTGGAGATTGTGAAGGAACTCATCCTGAAGGGAGCCACCCCCCAAGTAAACGGCCATGGTATGACTCCCCTGATGCTTGCCGCGGATGGAAGCCACCCAGAGGTCGTGGAGTATTTCGTCTCGCTCCCCGACTGTGACAGAGTCACCAAGGTAGAGACCTTGGAGCTTCTTGGAGCTTCATTTGCCAGCAACAAGGACAACTACAGCCTTGACAAGGCGTACCACTACATGCACGAGGGAATGGTGGAACGATTCGCGGATGACCGGCAGATCTTGCATAAAGAGGTCCTGCCTCCAACCCCTGCATATGACAACAGGATAGAGAGCCTGACAGTAAATGCACTAGAGGCTATTCAGGACAACCCCCATGCTATACACATGGAGGCACTGATGGTGCGGGAGCGAATCCTGGGCTCAAGCAACCCGCAGGTCCCCCACCCCATCATCTACAGAGGGGCAGTCTATGCAGACGGCATGTACTTTGACAGATGCATCAATCTTTGGATGCATGCAGTGAAGTTAAGGCAAATGAACAACCGCAGCGTACACAAAGATCTCCTGCGGTTCGCCCAGGTGTTTGCCCAGATGATTCGCCTGGGGGAGGACGTGGACCCAAACATTTTGGCGGAGGTGATGGAATGTACCCTGGCAGAGAGTAAAGTGCTTATGAGTGAGCCCGAACTGCAGACCATCTTCcagcacaacatgttgacgATGATGTACCTCTTTGGACTGATGGCTTCTGTGAAGACAAACAAAGAGCAGGACCATCGATTGAAGAAGCTGGTGTACGACTTTCTTCACCTGAGACCGCACGCAAAATCGGGCTGCACGCCGTTGCACCTGGCCGTTAGCCAGAGTACGCCAGTGGACGACTTTCACATCAACGACATCTGCACCTTTCCCAACCCGTTCGTCACGCAGCTTCTCATCGAGTGTGGGGCGGACGTGAACGCCACGAACAACGATGGGAACACTCCATTACATCTCATTGTACAGTATAACAATCCCGTCAGCGACTTTCTAACGCTACACTTTATCGTTACAAAGTTGATCCAGGCTGGAGCGCATAGAGACAAGGTAAACAATGCGGGGAAAACGGCCATACAGACCAGCACCACCGGCGTTTCCGAGGTCGTCTTGAAAACACAGACGAAATTGAACTTGAAGTGTTTATCGGCACGTGCAGTGAAAACACACGGACTGAAGTACAAGGGACAGGTGCCAAGAGAAGTAGAGGCTTTTGTAGACATT ATTGCGCTGGGAGTAGCCAGGGAAAAGATGGAGTTGCCGCACTCGGCCGTGTTCAACGCAGCTGGCGAGGGGAAGGTCTTGACACTTGCCGCGCTGTTGCACAACAAGACGACGGAAGAGGCCCGTGAACTTCTGACACATGTGACGGAGGATTCCCAAGGACAGGCCGCTCCACCGCTAGTCATCGCTGCGAAGAATGGACACTGTAAG GTGGTGAGGTTCATCCTTGAGACGTATGAAATACCTGTGGACCAGACAGGTGTGGTGAAGTTCGATGGCTACATCATTGAGGGGGCATCCTCGCTGTGGTGTGCCGCCGGCAGGGGCCATTTTGACGTCGTGAAAGACCTGATCACCCACAGGGCTAATGTGAACCACCGCACGCTGACCAACTCTACCCCGCTCCGCGCGGCGTGCTTCGACGGCCGTCTGGACATCGTGAGGTACCTCATAGAGAACAAAGCCGACATCCACATCGCCAACAAGTATGAGAACACGTGCCTGATGATTGCGTGCTACAAGGGTCACATAGACGTGGTGTCCTACCTACTTGAGGTGGGAGCCAACCCAAACAGCAAGGCTCACTGTGGGGCCACGGCCCTGCACTTTGCAGGGGAATGTGGCCACTTGGAGATTGTGAAAGAACTCATCCTGAAGGGGGCCATCCCCCAAGTGAATGACCATGGTATGACCCCCCTGATGCTTGCCGCTGACAGCAGTCACGCAGAGGTTGTGGAGTATCTCGTCTCGCTCCCCGACTGTGACAGAGTCACCAAGGTAGAGACCTTGGAGCTTCTGGGAGCTTCGTTTGCCAACAACAAAGACAACTACAGCCTGGACAAGGCGTACCACTACATGCACGAGGGAATGTTGGAACGTTTTACGGATGACCCGCAGATCTTACATAAAAAGGTCTTGCCTCCAACGCCGGCGTATGACAACAGGATAGAGAGCCTGACAGTAAATGCACTAGAGGCTATTCAGGACAACCCCCATGCTATACACATGGAGGCGCTGATGGTACGGGAGCGAATCCTGGGCTCAAGCAACCCGGAGGTCCCCCACCCCATCATCTACAGAGGGGCAGTCTATGCAGACGGCATGTACTTTGACAGATGCATCAACCTTTGGATGCATGCCCTGAAGTTGAGGCAGACGAATAACCGCAGCGTACAGAAAGACCTCCTGCGGTTTGCCCAGGTGTTTGCCCAGATGATTCGCCTGGGGGAGGACGTGAACGCTGACAATTTGGCTGAGGTGATGGAATGTTGCCTGGCAGAGACCAAAGTGGCCCAAGAGCGCTTTATCTTCAGTTGTATGCTGATGCACATGTGTGGCTCCGAACTACAGGCCTCCTTCCAGCACAACATGCTGACGATGATGTACCTGTTTGGACTGATAGCTGCCGTGAAGACGAACAAGGAACAGGACCAGCGGTTGAAGAAGCTGGTGTATGACTTCCTTCACATGAGGCCGCAGACAAAATCGGGTTGTACGCCGTTGCACCTGGCTGTTAGTCAGAGCACGCCAGTGGACGACTTTCACATCAACGACATCTGCAAGTTCCCCAGCCCGAACATCACTCAGCTCCTCATCGAGTGCGGGGCGGACGTGAACGCTACGAACAACGATGGGAACACGCCGTTACATCTCATTGTACAGTACGACAAACCCATCAGCGACTTTCTAACGCTACACTTTATCGTAACAAAGTTAATCCAGGCTGGAGCGCATATAGACAAGGTAAACAAGTCAGGGAAAACGGCTGTACAGACCAGCACCACCGGCGTTTCCGAGGTCGTCTTGAAAACCCAGACGAAAGTGAACTTGAAGTGTTTGTCGGCACGTGCAGTGAAAACGCACGGACTGAAGTACAAGGGACAAGTGCCAAGAGAAGTAGAGGCTTTTGTAGACATACACTGA